A region of Roseobacter litoralis Och 149 DNA encodes the following proteins:
- a CDS encoding ABC transporter ATP-binding protein — MADPTPILNLQKARYHWPGREAFGLIVPELHLNAGETTLLLGASGSGKSTLLSLICGTVSAQSGTVSVAGTDISALSEGQRDRFRAEHIGLIFQQFNLLPYASVRDNILLPLQFAPRRRARVNAPHDEAKRLCLELDLPKEVMLKRAGTLSVGQQQRVAAARALIGAPPLILADEPTSALDAATQATFLRLLFAQSKRNGTAILMVSHDARLAKQFDHVIEMSDIASTLAEPV; from the coding sequence ATGGCCGATCCGACGCCGATCCTGAACCTGCAAAAAGCACGATACCATTGGCCGGGACGGGAAGCCTTCGGGTTAATTGTACCGGAACTTCACCTCAACGCAGGCGAAACGACGCTCTTGTTGGGGGCAAGCGGGTCAGGGAAATCCACGCTGCTTTCCCTGATCTGCGGCACGGTCAGCGCGCAATCGGGCACCGTCAGCGTGGCGGGAACGGATATCTCCGCACTCTCCGAAGGCCAGCGGGACCGCTTCCGCGCCGAACATATTGGCCTGATCTTTCAGCAGTTTAACCTGCTGCCCTATGCAAGTGTTCGGGACAATATCCTGCTGCCTTTGCAATTTGCGCCGCGACGGCGTGCGCGCGTGAACGCACCGCATGATGAGGCGAAAAGACTGTGCCTTGAGTTGGACCTGCCAAAAGAAGTCATGCTGAAACGCGCCGGGACCTTAAGCGTCGGACAGCAACAGCGGGTCGCGGCGGCGCGCGCCTTGATCGGTGCACCGCCGCTGATCCTCGCGGACGAGCCGACATCTGCATTGGACGCCGCCACACAGGCCACGTTTCTGCGCCTCTTATTTGCCCAGTCCAAAAGGAACGGCACCGCGATTCTGATGGTCAGCCATGATGCACGACTGGCCAAGCAATTTGATCATGTGATAGAAATGTCCGACATCGCCTCAACACTGGCGGAGCCTGTATGA